In Periplaneta americana isolate PAMFEO1 chromosome 8, P.americana_PAMFEO1_priV1, whole genome shotgun sequence, the sequence ACCCTCCTTTGTAAAACCAGCCAAATGGCAAGCGAAAATGTTCCTCACAATCCTCACCCATAGATCTTCATCACCTTGCGCGAGCGCATGTGTCATTCACATGTGCCACAATCTATAATATTTTCGCTCTTAGAATAATCCTAAtttaaacacaagcacgtggctgtcatacccgtgattggctacTAGTCGAATCACTTACACGACGCAACGTAGGAGAGCATACATAATTCCGTACTTGATGACCGTGATCTTGCACTTACTTTAAAAGAGATTTGAATTTTACCTGGAAAATACGATAAAACATAACTTGACTCAAATGTGCAtgggatgggcaactcgtgctaaCGAAGTACTAAAAACCTTGACGCAAACAAAACAGatggagccagccgcagcagttacaagttgtttgtataattgttttttttttaagatgggacatggataaatatataataggatgcgaaactgcggacagcacaagcccctacagtctcggctgcgcgaaacgaggaaaccggggcaaattgaacgctgcgcttgccgccatattgttggagagcagacaaataatagcagtgcgtaaatcacgcaatttaacgctgtgatgatctaaaattgacatattatggccattttcgacgtttaacgtaaaattaggacgaaataaacatattcaaagctTCATTGATATgtattagaacattaaagaaaagaaaatacgtatgcagcaatttatagaaaacatactgttacatcataaataggcctacacaatacacattatagactgtataattttacgataatcagcaaattgttaggtttcagagaatctaaaattatattaacatattaactcttagatcacaagacataaatatatgcaccttgattacacaagttcttgttataatcaaattcctaagtgaaataaatatgcgataatcagtatagacttgttgttaagttttagagaatcaaaaataaattatattaccggtacttttagaccacaggacatagatAATCTggtaaaatataatatgcgaaggtagccaaattacattgaatttattcttaaattaataaagggaatgctatcaattataaaaagtatcggtacctaatacactgcaaacaataggtaacgtgaagacctaaaaactaaacaatcactttatgcaagataaaaaaaccacatactttttatgtgtggattttttacatattgtatttttattttaaataaataaaatagatatattatcattgcttgcggagtgatggtacataatttttatgcacttatgcaatatcaataagatgccattctttgcttttgttaataaaatataaccGGCAAAACgtaagagttatttataggtgaactctgaatcataaattcacaaaggaggcttagctattatagctatttatttatttattatctgtatatttatttatccatatatggatcttgaatgaaagtttattatcttgcagataaattcatttacataataaaaacaaaaaggtaTCTtcccactaatgttttaacatctgatgtgtaagtttaaacaattcactcagtgggatttctctacagtctgatatacctgtactaacaattaagtattctttattgtcgtaaactactgattgatttttaatgatattgatattgtaacaacagagataatattatatcgtaccttttgcaaatagcttggaaaattaaacagggatggtattatcgccgcgctctcatggttaacattcggcaggtctttgagcggcctcatgcgttcggcagggctttgaaatttaattgtattattgttttcaatttcttgtgtcgccgctccaatcactcgcctcaatttcaataatgcaaccaataagctgcttcacttattattaaatgacacttacttgtctaatccacgtagactaaacccgaggttgcaatgtcttgtgctgaggagaatattaaggtatgtgattaaaaattattattatagagttattattaagagttaagaaagaaaacgtactcgtatatgaaataataataataataataataataataataataataataataataataatagccatttaacaatataacaaactagtgcttattcttatcgaggaagtagacgtgacaacgtgacgcttagagtgaaacctacagagcaacaatcagtcggcaaaattatttttttaaaccacaccgcacgttattgtatgatgccgacatgttaagcatgagtccgcggcgataatatatcatctttcaaaattatattgccattactttcacactattcactaaaaacacccgagacaaaacaaaggacaagtatgacaatcgtgtttaccgctctatttctaccaggaGCATGGCGGCATAAatatgcgcagactggtttcaattttggacagcacaccagcgctctgtgtgagtctagtatatatatatatatatatatatatatatatatatatattaacagaaacatgtatggtacataagtgtcagccttaaaaggcttttactttaacagagatggttaacaagcaggaacattttatatttaattgagGTGAACGATCTTGACGGCAGTTGTTACATTATACTCTTGTTGCCAGGGCTCTTATCAGAGGATTGGGGTGGTACAGCAAGtccttatgaaagttttctgtaaatttctttataatgtcgtagaatgattctatttcaagcatgtcttgtagttgtttattggtggttctatagtctgcaccagtgatagttagggatacttttctctgcatagcatgaagacgtctgataatttggaattttgcattgctccagatttcgcagccataggtcatttgagatcttataacaaaagtgtaaaggattttttttcaggagaagtctgatgtaaggtgatttcaacaatggatatagatGAATGAATCTGGCTAATGCTTTGTTACGAGCTGCTTCTACATGGTGATGCAATCGAAGTTGTTTATCAAGTGTGACGCCGAGGtattttacagattgtttataggaGATATCTTCGGAGAAGAGATTGAGGTGATCTGGTATTTTTGGCTTTCTTCTGGTAAAAATGATGGCTTGAGTTTTACTTATATTGACTTTTATTCTCCAGTTTCTTAGCCACATTTCcaatattttgagttgtttttgcaTAGTACGTTGTGCGATTTTGATTGAAATGTCACTGGTGAAGTAGGTGGTATCATCTGCGTATAATCCCATATTGCATTCAGTAATCAATGGAATATCATGTAcataaactgaatataaatgcGGTGCTAAGACGGAACCCTGTGGAACTCCGGCTTTGATATTCTTGATTATTGATAATGTGCCATCCATTTTGACTTGAAAAGTTCTATCTGTTAAGAAACTATGTATTAGGTGAATAAGGCTATCATCTATTGACagtttaattaatttgaataaaagaCCCGAGTGCCAAACTGTGTCAAAAGCATATGCTATATCCAGAAATGTAGCTATTGTATGTTGGCCGGCTTGAAAGTTATTTGTGATATGGGTTGTGATTCTTTTAAGTTGATGAATTGTTGAGTGATGTTTCTTGAAACCGAACTGTTTGTGATGTACTTTTGATGGAATTTGAAGAATTGGTAGAAGTCTTCTTGCAATAATTTTCTCTAGAATTTTTCCTTGAATGTTCAGTAGACTAATCGGTCTTCTATTATTTGGAATCATTGGATCTTTTCTTGGTTTGGGAAAAGTGACTATGTGAGCATGTTTCCAGGCTTCAGGAAAATACTGCAATTTTAGACAagtgttgtatatttttgtaagttatgtagtaaaattttttggaatataCACCAGCATTTCTGTTGTCACTTTATCAGGTCCTGCAGATTTCTTACGTTTGAGTTCCGCAATTATAGATTTTAACTCTGATGGTGATATAGGAGTAATAGTATTCGTTGATGAATGGCTGAGATATTGTTGAACTTGACATTCTGTATTATCAATAAATGTCTGATTGATTGGAGAGGTATTCGGTCTAAATCTGTTTTCTAAGGAATGAGCAATAATGTTTGCTTTGTCTATTGGGGAATAATGTACTCGTCCTGCCTAgtcttttattgttgtgtttgatGTCTTTGTTGTTTTTCCTAACAATCTTTTGTGTAAGGTCCACATCTTATCTGGGTTTTCAGATATTTCCTTTACTGCTGATTCAAATTgagaaattttatgaagtttagTTTTATTTCGGACGGCTTTGTTCAGTCTATTGTAGCATCTTTTTGACTGCGGATCACCAGTATCTTGCCATTTTTTTCGTGCTCTGTGCTTTGCTTGTATGAGAAATATGAGTTCTGTATTGTCAGTTGTGTCACTGATATCTTCTTCGGAAAAGTGGGAAGCTTTGCTGTAAGAATCTAGCAAGGAATCTGAGAGACTTTTTATCCCTTCCTCAATATCTTGTGTAGTGTTTAATATTGGATTACCTGGAACAACTTTACTTAGATCATTTTGGTATTGTGACCAGTCTGTACAAGGTTTTCTGTAAGTTTTAAAAGTTCGTATAACAGCAGAAGAGGTGAAATGGACAAGAATCGGAAGATGGTCAGAGTCAAGGGCATTGATTGTTTGAACATTGCCAGGAATTACCGACGTTTTTAGGAGGAATATGTCAAGGACTTCTGGAGTTTGTTCTTCATTGTAAGGATAATGAGTAGGTAAGTTTGGAGCAATGACGCGATAATTTTCTTGATCGGCATATTTTTGTAAAACTCTTCATTTTGGATTAATTACTTTGGAGTTCCATATTCTGTGTTTTGCATTTAAATCCCCCcctatgataattttttttatgtggGTTTGTGATGATGGACATTTCATTTGGTGTGAGAATTTTATTGGGAGGGAAGTACATAGCTGCTACCATCACTTCTTCATTGTTGTAATTTCTGCTGATGTGAGGCCGTGAATTTGGACTGGAGTGTACGTTATATTACTCTTGATGATAACAGCTGTCCCACCACCTCTTCCATAGGGCCTGTCTGTGCggattatttcttaatttctaatGCTCAGTCTGTCTGTCGATTGTAAATGAGATTCACTAATAAGAGCTATGTCGATATTATTTTGCACAAGGAAATGTTGGAATTCGAAGATTTGCCTTTTTAAACCATTGGCGTTAAAAGCAATGAGCCGAAGTTCCCTGTGATTTGTCTGTTTATGGTGCTGCATGGACAGGAGTTAGAATTTCAGTCACAGCCtcaaataatatgaacattttagtAAATGTATCGGGAGCTTGTTTGAGTTTTTGCGTGACGAGTTTTAATTGGGCTACAATTCTGTTTAGTCCTAACCCTTGAATAAATGTATATAACTCTTTGTTGTCATTCATGATTTCAATTTTTGGGGTCGCTTGATTGTTGGGTGCATTAGACGTCCATGCAGGTGGAGGCTGAACCGATGGAAGTCGTGGGAAGTCTTTTTCATAGAATTTAAAGTGAGCTTCTCTGTTTTGCAACCTTTgttgtttgttcatttttcttTGTTGAAGGGCGTTTTTTGTTGAATGGCTACTTCACATTGCCTGAAATTAGCTGTATGAGGCTGACCACAATTTGCACATTTGGGTTCGACTGAAGGTCCTTTTACTGGACATTCTGCTATTCTGTGATTTTGGCTACATTTAACACATTTGGATGGCAGATGGCATCCTGCAGAAGTGTGTCCATATTGTTGACAATTAAAACATTGGTATATTTTAGATTCTGGATTATATGATTCAATTAAAACTGGTTGATACTGAATAGCCTTCAAGTCGTATATACTCCTTCCATAATCATTGTTGGTTAGAGATACAACCCAGACTGGAATAGGACATTTAATAAATGTTCCATTTTCTTGTTTAGTGATTGTCAACTGTCTGACATTAATAACAGGGAAATCTAGGACTTGCAGTTCTTCCTGAAGTGTTTGGGCTGTAACATGAGTTGGGAGCCTTTTGATAAGAATTTGAAGTGGCTTTTGAAATTTTGGTGTAAATGTGAAATAACCTATACTCTTTTCACGAAAAATAGTTTGCAATTTATCGAAAGCTTCTTGCGAAGTAACATGGTATTTGGTTCCTTGTTTCTGATGGTAAATTATTTTCAGGGTGTGTCCTAATTCCTTTTCAAGTTGCCTATGATAGTCAAAGTAGTTATTATGGGATGGGAGATTTGGAACTACAATAGGGGGAAATCTTTTCGTATTCTGTTTGTCGTTGCTTTGAGAGTAATCTTCGTTTATGGTACTAGATTCATTTGTTTGCATTTCTTCGTCTACAGTTTGGTTAAGTGGATCATAATAGTTATGAGTAGGGATGGCAGCTACAATGTGACTTTCTTTGGTAGAAATGGAATTAGTTGGAGGATTGTGGTTCTCAGATTAGTTCTCGTTACCTGGTATTATGGCCGAATTTGTTGCATGGAGATTTGGTTTGAAGCTGTCCTCATAGTCGCTTCTGTAATTGTGATGCGTTTATATTTCTGAAGGTGTTCTTCGTCAGTTGGAAGCATTCTTTTCACTTTATCTTTTTTACTATTTACTTTTGCAAGGGGCATAACTTCCTGCCCTCTAGCCGTGAGATAAGTTTTTGGTTTTTGACTTCTTAATAAGACAAGATGAGAAGTCTCGTCTCCTACACCATGAAGCTGATTCGAATTCACATCTGAATTTGAATCCCCTTTCGGGGAACCTTGATCTGTGTCGTGTGATTTGAAAGACAgtacgatatgtaaaagaaaaaaaaactcgtaATTATATTAAACTATTGGATAATACCAATCTCAATGTTTGGATAGTAGCGTGTCGtttaaaataaaactgtattCACTATTTACACAAAGTTTCTCTTCTTAATATCACAcaacaaataaaaacacaatatcTAACGCTTATTAACACATACAATGCTAAACACActtatttaataagataaattagttttttaaattcagattacgCGGTTTCAGTCAATACGCAAATTGCTGTAATACAACTATCCtgtagtatactattataacgtctttgggacAGCACGATCTagatgcggtattctgaaataaggtgatcagcgcccgacgtcgtaggtggtaaaTCATAGAACTACGTGAGGACCAGCGTTCTCCACTCTCCGATACGAAGTAGTCAGAACGTTGGCCGATGACCAGCCAACAGCGTTACGAAGGCAAGATGGATTCCAGAAAAATGCAAAAGATTCGAGGAAGATGCTCAGCGCCTGGATGCAAGATTGTTAATACTGTGGGAGGGaagcattttttctattttcctcaggaacctatgaggtaagctttagtattattattgtgtcctgtgtagcctaaaccttacacttgcaaacaatttatcagtgacaggttatcatatttagtacttaagggtagatggtgcgacatcatagttataaatgctcacgcccctacagaagagaaagacgactatataaaggatagcttctatgaggaattggaacatacttttgatcagttccctagatatcacatgaaaattttattgggggatttcaacgctaaagtaggacgggaggatatttttagaccaactattggaaaagagagcctacacgcaattagtagtgacaatggagttagattagtcaactttgccacatcgaaaaatttaattgtcaaaagtacaacattcccccataaggatatacataaatatacttggacttctccagatggattgacacacaaccaaatagatcacatcttgatagataaacggagacatactagtatagtagatattcgaactttcaggggtgcagactgtaattctgaccattatctggtgattggagaattaagagaaagattatcagtagccaagcgagtagagcaataagttaatattactaaattcaatattttgaaattaaaggacgaggaagctaagcaaaattatcaggtcgaaatttcgaataggtttgccactttagaaagttccgacgaagttgagaaagaattagatgttaatagcgtgtgggaaaatatcagagatagtatcaaaattgcagctgagcagagcataggttattatgaactaagaaaaagaaaccgtggtttgatgaagattgttgcatggtagtagaaagaaggaaacaggcaaaattgatattcttacaggatccagttgaggagaagagagataattatttcaatgaaagacgggaagcaagtcgtacacttaggaataaaaagagaggttacttgaaggaaaaactgaatgaggtagaaacaaataataagaataaaaacattcgagatttatataagggtataaaggaatttaagaacggatatcagccaagggtaaacgtgatcaaggatgacaatggtgacttgcttgcagactctccatcaatcctaaacagatggaaaaactattttgcgcaactactaaatgtacataggccaaatagaaatgatcgggacgatattgaaatacaaactgctgagccatttatacccgaacccacgttttcagaagtcgaaattgcgatagaaaatctgaaaaagtacaagtctccaggtatcgatcaaattccagcagaattaatacaagagggtggaagtgcattatatagcgaaatttataaacttgtacttgctatttgggaaaaggaaattgtaccagaacaatggaaggagtccataattgtacctatttttaaaaagggggacaaaaccaactgtggtaactttcgaggaatgtcacttttgttgacgtcgtacaaaattttgtccaatattcttttgaggagattaactccgtacgtagatgaaattattggggatcatcagtgcggttttcggcgtaatagatcgactattgatcagattttttgtattcggcagataatggagaaaaaatgggagtataagggtacagtacatcagttattcatagatttcaaaaaggcataagactcggttaagagggaagtattatatgatattcttattgaatttggtattcccaagaaactagttcgattaattaaaatgtgtctcagtgaaacatacagcagagtccgaataggtcagtttctatctgatccttttccaatccactgcgggctaaagcagggagatgcactatcacctttactttttaacttcgctttagaatatgccattaggaaagttcaggataacaggcagggtttggaattgaacgggctgcatcagcttcttgtctatgcagatgacgtgaatatgttaggagaaaatacacaaacggttagagaaaacacggaaattttacttgaagcaagtaaagcgatcggtttggaagtaaatcccgaaaagacaaagtatatgattatgtctcgtgacgggaatattgtacgaaatggaaatataaatattggagatttatccttcgaagaggtggaaaaattcaaatatcttggagcaacagtaacaaatataaatgacactcgggaggaaattaaacgcagaataaatatgggaaatgcgtgttattattcggttgagaagctcttatcatccagtctgctgtccaaaaatctgaaagttagaatttataaaacagttatagtacccgttcttctatatggctgtgaaacttggactctcactttgagagaggaacataggttaagggtgtttgagaataaggtgcttaggaaaatatttggggctaagcgggatgaagttacaggagaatggagaaagttacacaacacagaactgcacgcattgtattcttcacctgacataattaggaacttgaaatccagacgtttgagatgggcagggcatgtagcacgtatgggcgaatctagaaatgcatatagagtgttagttgggagaccggagggaaaaagacctttagggaggccgagacgtagatgggaggataatattaaaatggatttgagggaggtggggtatgatgatagagactggcttaatcttgcacaggatagggaccgatggcgggcttatgtgagggcggcaatgaaccttcgggttccttaaaagccatttgtaagtaagtaagtaagtactttttggtgaagtaggttagacgagctgtgcattgctttctgctaatttatttgggattatagtaggagtataaatttagatggttccgaaattcagtcaaactgtaacgaaatgtgaaatattgacgaaaaagagcaagaaggctgaaaatgaaacctcgtaaacctgaattgtagcattaggccacatggctgcaaactaaaaccacatAGTTTTTAGTATAAACATCTcacagttatggaaaataaaattatgccttctttgatgtagttagccattctggagaaattctcaatcatgtgtaataataataataataataataataataataataataataataataataataagcttaggcctaatatttaatttagtttgtacccaatatctgttgctgctaccagttttcctatggtcactcaccacctagtgatgcgcattagacatctcttaaaataacacaaatgcaacagataacttattatttttttccccaatttttgcatgatttctattcaatatttcttctactttatcTCATTAGTAATTGTAATCCATTGCTTTAGGTGTTGGAAGTGGCTCCGATTTTGTGGGCTAGAGGACCGGTATCGAGTTGCCGCAGATGCCACACACAGGTTGAGAATCTGCATGGACCACTTCATTGAGTCTGACTATTATAGCTCTTCACAAAAAGTGATACTTAAGCAAACTGCACTGCCCACTGTTCATGCTAATGGATTAGTGGTGCCATCAAACCCAAAAATCCGGAGCCCACCATCTAGCCCAGTTATGCCTCGAGCGACCTTATCACCGGGGTCTACCCCAACTTTCAGGCATCACAAGACTTTGCGGACGTATGCTAGGAGGGCGAAGATTGATTCTGCAGCTGCTGAAGGTAATTAGTACACTAGCAatgtttttatgtcattcatgtttaaaatttccgatatcattactcttttctttattttcaggtacgCGTAGTCTCATAGGTTTACAAGCTGCAACTGAGTAGGCTGCAAGCTTGGCAGCTACGCCTCAAACAATTCCTGCTCCTATGAGTACTCCAGCTTCAAAGATTACTGCTTCGACGGCATATGCCGGGA encodes:
- the LOC138705109 gene encoding uncharacterized protein isoform X1 is translated as MTSQQRYEGKMDSRKMQKIRGRCSAPGCKIVNTVGGKHFFYFPQEPMRCWKWLRFCGLEDRYRVAADATHRLRICMDHFIESDYYSSSQKVILKQTALPTVHANGLVVPSNPKIRSPPSSPVMPRATLSPGSTPTFRHHKTLRTYARRAKIDSAAAEGTRSLIGLQAATE